Sequence from the Osmerus eperlanus chromosome 23, fOsmEpe2.1, whole genome shotgun sequence genome:
AGGACTGAATCAATGTTACTGCTAATAAGTGCGCACACTCAGGCTTGTTTATGCAAATGAGTTTCATCTTGGTTAAGGGTTATCAGTTGCAAATGTGGAAATATTGAATACTTTTTTTAACATAAGAATTATTTGCCGTGCAATAGTGTGAAGAAACGGTCATTTAAATATTCTTGACATAAGATCATCTGTAGTGTGTCATTCCATTCTAAGGTATACTTCTTAGTgcacagaaaaacaattccaTGCAGAGACTGAGCTACAATAGAGCAAACTGTAAGTAAAATCCTACTAACCTCTACTTAGTGTTTGTTTACCTCCTAGATGTCTGAATACCTTCAACAAATACAGTTTGTGTCTAAATAAATAACCACCTCATAGAGATATTGAGTAATAGTGTGTACTGTGAATAATATCACAGTTGCTCGGTATTAGTGTCAGTCAAGTTGTTTCTCTGATATGCATACTTTACAGTAGTAGACGTCGATTTTGTTAACCAAATGTCATTGTTCCATTTCAGTGATGAATGCAGTGAGGTAATTCCTTGTCTTTTAAACTGGTGCTTGGATATTTTAGATATTTTGTGCAATCTGACAAGCCTTTTAGATTACTTTTAGAGTGAATAATGTCATTCATGTGTGATCCGTtcataaaatgtattgttttgggaaaatacattttataatGTTTGTCATGAAATGTGAGTGTTATTGTGATGATGTCACTAGTGCACTACATAAAATCATGTTCCCTGCCCTAGAACCAGTCACATGGTCACTAAATGGGTTCTAACCCTGCTGCTACCATGTAAAGACTAAAAGTGTTTAGTTTAGTACACATTTTGAACACAGTGTGAGAAACCGTCTAGTTGAGGTGAAGAACAAAATGTATGTCTACATTGAACATGTCAAATAAAGTATTGTGACACTAACTATATGCCAGTATTGGGTTATTCATGTAAATGCCAACTACCCTTGCTTACAGTACATAGAACAATTTAGACCAAACAAACATAGTCAAACAGTAAAATGTGAGATTCTACTACAACAGTGTACAGGCATAGGTGTCTTACTTTCAGGGCTATAGTACTTGCGCTCCGTCAAAAGGCAAATCATTCCATTCCATGAGCACATTAAGTCAGTGAAGGGTATGCAGGTCAGAAGGGGCCTATGGCTAGCCTTTTATACCTTGTACATTAGGGCCACCTTGTGGTCGCGTCGGGAAGTTACAAATGCACAGTGCTGTTCCTTCACTGTAAGTTGAGAAGCTCAGTATGTCTTTAACTTTTGGAAGAGAGAGGTGCTGGCTGGTTGTTTACTTTTACTTTTTACATTGCATTCATGTGCCTCATTGGTCTGGTGAAGGAATATTCATATTTTTGAAGGGGGGATAGAGCGTGCATGGTCATATGTGGTCTGCCCCACATAGCCCTACAATGACCCCCAGCAGGCGGTAAAAGGGAAGAACAGAAAGAAGCTGCGCTGTGTCAACGAAACAAGTGGGAGAAGGATGCAGCAGTTGATTTAACATCCCCACATCTCGAGCATTTGGACACAATCTGTATACGGTATAGATAGCTAATTTGCTTAATTTAATTAAGGAGTGAAGCTTGCTGGACGTTTTATTTAGGCTATTTAATGCTTGACTGTTTTGACAGACATGGAATGGCCTGACATtgcatacaaataaaataaataaatccgaTCAAACAAATGACATATACTCGTGCGCCTGATCCAGAATTTTCTGGAATTCTGTCAAAGCAGGATGAAGTTACAATGGCAATTTGAGAAAGTCTGCGATAGTAGTTGACTTGACAGTCTGCACGACAATGCAACGAGTTCTGCAGAGAAGAAGAGCGAGTAAACTTCGGTTCCTGTGGGCATTCATGGCCATGGTCGCATTGTCGCTCGCCGCTTGCAGCGCAATGTTAACAGTGTGGACTTGGCGACAAACTAGGGACCTGTCCCATTCCTTCAAAACATTGCAAGAGCGACTGGAACAGGTATGTATGAAAGTGCTTCTCACTTTGCATAGGTTGCTTTCGGTTGTAATTGCATTTATGTAATTTGTTACATTAACTTTTTTAGAAGGGTTTGAAGAGTCTTATGCAACTTTTGATTCTCTGTTACGGGAAACCTCGTGGGGGTCTATGGAAAAATGCAAAGCTTActgctctcccccagtctccccgcAACCCAGTGGTGCTAAATTGTACACTAACAGTGGCCACGTCTCTGCTGGTGTTCTCTGGTTTGCTGTGGCAGTTTTATTGCTTACCAATAAGTGTTCTCTAGCGGTGAAGTTATTGCTTATTTTGCGTTTAAGGGATCCTTGCCAAGTTGAGTCGCTCTACCGCCAGTTGCATTCCAATTTTAGTCCAATTTACTGGAAAACCTTTGAATTCTTTGGCGTGAACCCACATTATAGGCAACTCGCTTGCAGTGAAGCGTTTAGCTGCTTAAATCATTTCACTAATTGTGGTTAAGCGATTTGCAACATGTAAGCCCACCATATATTCAGGTAACTTGAAATGCAATGCACCAAATGTCTGCGAATGAAATGCACCAGCTTTAAAAACATTAAGTTGCCACGCAGAACTTTGATCCTGCTTGTGCACGTGACAGTTCAACTGTTCTGCCAATCATTGGATATTCATACCATTTACATTAGCATTTCCTAGTCTACCCATACCCAATCTCAAGTTTACAGTTTTCTACAGGACCTCAAACTCCCTCTTCCCTTCGCACTCCTTACTCCctatataaaacacaggccccCTTTGGCATACAAACTGTACAGGCCCCATCTGAAGTTTAGAGAAACTTTGCTGGCTAGACAGAATTCATTTTTTTCCCTTCCTGCTTCACTTTGTGCAGGGGAGTTAAGAAATGCCAGGAATGTGAGGCACTAAAACAAGCATTAGGTGTCACAACTGGTTTAGGAGGAAGTGGCTAACCTATTATGAGCCTCACATTTAATTGGGAGTCAGATACTGGTAAGATTGGATGTTAATGTGGTTGCCTGAAATCTCATGGATGTGTAAATCATACTGTGCAAGCCAAGTGAATGTCATAATAAAATGTACCATGATTAACGTGATGGCcttctttcatcctctctctctctctctctctctctctctctctctctctctctctctctctctctctctctctctctctctctctctcactctcattctctctcggtACAGGTGAATTCTCAGCGAAAGGCAATTTTTCAGCTCATTctggaaaagagagagttgcTGGTGGGCCAAAGAGTAAAGAGAGATGGTACTGTTTGTGCTGGTCTTTAGAAGTTGGATGTAATCCAAATAGCTCTACTACAGAAACCTCCCTCTATCACACAGCACAGTCAACAACATCCTAACAGACATAATATACTCaagcctttttttcttctttcggGAACAACATTTTAGCACCACCAGGGGAATCTTGGCTGGTGTGACACCTTGGTTAGGTCTCGTGGGCACCCGCTGCTAAAAGTTGACACAGGAAACAGTAGGCAGCTGGATGACCGATTCAAAAATTACAGGTCTGCCCTGAACGGACTCAAACCAGCAAAACCAGCTGGCATGAGGAATCAGCCCACGTTGCACGCTTCAGAAACAAAAGAGATTTTTAGTCTGACAAGACTATGACAAAAGCTATCATTTTTTGTAGAGTTTAGGAGTGTTTTTCAGTGACCCAGCATTGCAATACGTATAGTTTTGATAGCGTCACCACTGTGCAATACTGCTATGGAATTTCTAATCTATGTTGGATAGTATATTTGGACTGAATTATCTTCCATACTGGTTGTAGTCTAGGTTTGTGTAAGAGTAGACCATACATCTAAAAACTCCAAATAGTATTAAATACAATATTCTCCTTCAGTTTTGATTGACGGATTTCTTTCAATCCTTTTTTAGGGAAATACAATTTCTCCAAAACTTGTCTCAAAGTCTCTATGCAGACCCACAGACAATACTAATTCTATAAAGTCACCCATCTGACCTATCTGACCCACTGTCATTTTGGCAGTTTTCTATCTAAGGCTCCATTCTAAAAAATACAGTATCTGAATGTTCATATGCAGTATCTACAGTATCTTAGAGATATCAGGGTTTGCCAGCTTCAGTTGAATTACTAGAGATAAAACAACGCTGTAGAATACCAAGAGTACTCATTCCCCCCACcccatttttgtatttattatgaTTGTTTGAGTGCTGGCCATGGCAGTTGCACAAAACCTTTTTTCTGACTGGGTCTTTACAACTCCTTTGTGTTCTAAAGCTGCCAAATATGCTTCTCTATGTGGCACACtctcacagacatacacaaagacacacttcTACAAAGGTTTTTGCGCTTTATTTTTCATACTGCTTACTTAATCTGCTCAATTAATCCCCAATCTTCTGTTTAACATATcacatctacccctctctcgttccctccatCTTTATGTCTGACTTGGTCTCCCCCTGTCTGCATTCAGTGTTTTTTAGTTGACTGAAACCATCTGGCTCTGAATATAGCCAAGATCAGAAAAAAGCCCACATTCACTGACTGACAAACTAAGAGTTGAAGGAAAGATATCATTGCAAGGGAAAGAAATCCATCTCCATCTGGTTGAACAGTTAAAGTATTCAGGTGGAAGCTAAACGGCCGCAAATGAATACACGATGGCTGCTGAGATACAGCTCTTGATATTATCTTTGCTTGGATAAAAATGGTGTCTGTTTTTTCCTCCACTCTGTCATATTTACTCATGCTCTTTCCTCCTTCCCTTTGCAAGGGAGaagcaaaagagagaggaatggaaatGGCAAGAAAGTAGCTTCTCATTTTGAAAGTAAGTGGCTTGGCAGATTTGCAGAGGCTTTGAATGGAGCATCTGTTAAAGTGGTTTCAATCATACACCGCTATACAATTGCGGCCATAAAATCTTAATTGACTTTCCCTTCTCTGTCTTTCCACTAGTTACCAAGGAGTCCTACGAGAAAGGTGAGCGCAATAAAGGTGAATGATGGCAAAGATGGTTGAATATGATTCTTGGGAGTTGAGCTAGTCCCTAGATGGCTCTTTTATTGTtaaccgtttgtgtgtgtgtgtgtgtgcgtgtctgtgtgtgcgcgcatctaGTCGGACAGGACGGCTTCataaagggatggatggaggacgaACAGTTGAATATGAGTAGGGCTGTCAGGTACAGCAAAGAGACTGGCATCTTCACAGTGGAAAGAGCAGGAGTCTACTTCCTGTACTGTCAGGTGAGActctgggagttgtagtttccGTATGCCCCTCTTGCTCCTCTGAAAGCACCCTCTTTCTTCATTCACAGTATCTACCTCTAACTAAACCTATGATTCATCTTTGTCTCCATCAGGTGTTGTTCAATGAGAACCAGTCCCAGTATATAAAGCTGGATGtggaggtcaagggtcaggtcAAGGGTCAGAGAGAACAGAAGCTGCAGTGCATAGAGGGCTATGGGACCACTCCGGCCGCAGGCTACCACCAGTTCCATTTCCTCAAACCCTGCCAGGTGTCTGGCCTCCTGCGCCTAGAGAAAGGGTCCGAGTTGAAGACGAAAACCGGCCCCGATCTCAGTCTTCACCCCGGAGGAAAACATTACTTCAGCATCTTCAAAGTCAACTGAGAGGAacattttattgatttatttgacCCGGACCTGTATCAGTGGAACACAGACTCTGTGATCAATGGATTCATCAAAAGATTTATGACAGGGTTAATTTCATGTGTCAGATGTGAATGACTTTCTTTTCAAATACACAAACATCTGGTAGAGAAGACTTAAAGCACTTCGAGACTTACTAGAGAAACTTTACTGGCTCTCTAGAATCTGTCCTGTTGGTTTGAGGGCCAACCAGCCAGTGAACTGGCCCAGCATTTAAGAACTGAACTTTCTTGATGGACAAAACAACTGCTGTGGATGTTCTGGAAATTCTATTGTGCGATGGGAACCATATTGCATATCGGTTACATGTTAGAGTCCTTGAACTTCTGTGTGTGCAAAGATTCTCTGCACTTTGCACTTGCTTTTTAAAGAAGGATGTAAAAGGAATTCCAAGCAGCATACAGACTGGTAGCTGCACTCACTTGTGCAAAGAGAAATTGAAAGGCTTTCTCACGTTTCTGAGATCTATCTATATTCTGCAGAATTGCTGTCTTTAAACAGGTGGTAAACCATCATCTTATCCAACCTTTTCTGATTGTGAAGTACTACATTACTACTTATTACATGTTATTATGTTTTTGTAAGATCATATAATTCATATTATGTAAAAATCTAGGATGGAATTGGTAATTTTGGAATGAAAAATCACAGTGTGTTATATACAGTTGTACATTTTGGATGGGCTAATATGCTGCTTGCTGTACTATTTCAGAGTGGTATTAATACAATACTACTAGATGCATATTTTATTAATACTGTACTAGACAGTTACATAGTATTTCTATCAGGTGGTTCAGCACTTACACTCTTGTTTGTAAGtagtttgtgtacagtacatttatATTAGTTTCTTTTCAGCACTTAACCACAGCAATATAGGTCTCATTCTTGTCTTCATCTCCAAACGGCTTAAATAACCATTCAACATTATTCGTTCACTAATGGAGCATGTGGTATTGCGATGTAGACATATTTCCTGTCAGATTTCCTCAtctttttcctcttcctctttcattGCACCGCACAGTCCTTTTTGGACCTCACATTTCCCTGTCTGTGCCcttcagcgcacacacacacacacaca
This genomic interval carries:
- the tnfsf12 gene encoding tumor necrosis factor ligand superfamily member 12 isoform X2, producing MQRVLQRRRASKLRFLWAFMAMVALSLAACSAMLTVWTWRQTRDLSHSFKTLQERLEQVNSQRKAIFQLILEKRELLVGQRVKRDGRSKRERNGNGKKVASHFEITKESYEKVGQDGFIKGWMEDEQLNMSRAVRYSKETGIFTVERAGVYFLYCQVLFNENQSQYIKLDVEVKGQVKGQREQKLQCIEGYGTTPAAGYHQFHFLKPCQVSGLLRLEKGSELKTKTGPDLSLHPGGKHYFSIFKVN
- the tnfsf12 gene encoding tumor necrosis factor ligand superfamily member 12 isoform X1 encodes the protein MQRVLQRRRASKLRFLWAFMAMVALSLAACSAMLTVWTWRQTRDLSHSFKTLQERLEQVNSQRKAIFQLILEKRELLVGQRVKRDGRSKRERNGNGKKVASHFEITKESYEKGERNKVGQDGFIKGWMEDEQLNMSRAVRYSKETGIFTVERAGVYFLYCQVLFNENQSQYIKLDVEVKGQVKGQREQKLQCIEGYGTTPAAGYHQFHFLKPCQVSGLLRLEKGSELKTKTGPDLSLHPGGKHYFSIFKVN